From the Natronococcus sp. AD-5 genome, one window contains:
- a CDS encoding NCS2 family permease — protein sequence MSHMSDAPDTGSRLAEFFGFEEHGTDMKTELIAGATTFLTMSYIIIVNPAILSEAIQIEGYSDQEVFQMIAIATILASIAGILVMAVHANRPFGLAPGMGLNAYFAFTVVILLGVPWQTALAAVFVEGVIFMLLTYVGARRYVIELFPEPVKFAVGAGIGLFLLLLGLIEMNVIIAYDATLVQLNDVATDPVALVALAGLAVTFVLYARDVTGAIIIGITTTAIAGWALTLAGVVDRGVLAPEQLASPQYDITPLAGAFIDGFNQIDPATFVLIVFTFFFVDFFDTAGTLIGVSQFGGFLDEDGDLPEIEKPLMADAVGTTFGAIVGTSTVTTYIESSTGIEEGGRTGMTALTVGFFFLLSLLTVPLIAAIPQYAPYLALVVVGILMLQGVTDIDWDHPAWLISGGLTITVMPLTASIADGLAAGIISYPIIKTAMSETEDIQPGQWVLAAAFILYYYVSAGGVISGT from the coding sequence ATGTCCCATATGTCGGATGCACCTGACACGGGGTCTCGGCTGGCGGAGTTCTTCGGGTTCGAAGAACACGGAACCGATATGAAGACGGAGCTAATCGCGGGAGCGACGACGTTCCTCACGATGTCGTACATTATCATCGTCAATCCCGCGATCCTCTCCGAGGCGATCCAGATAGAGGGGTACTCCGATCAGGAAGTCTTCCAGATGATCGCCATCGCGACTATCCTAGCGTCTATCGCTGGCATACTCGTGATGGCCGTTCACGCGAATCGTCCGTTCGGGCTGGCTCCTGGGATGGGGTTGAATGCGTACTTCGCGTTTACGGTGGTGATACTACTCGGGGTTCCGTGGCAAACGGCCCTCGCAGCCGTCTTCGTCGAAGGTGTAATATTCATGCTCCTGACGTACGTCGGTGCGAGACGGTACGTCATCGAGCTGTTCCCGGAACCGGTCAAGTTCGCCGTCGGAGCGGGTATCGGCTTATTTCTCCTGTTACTCGGTCTAATCGAGATGAACGTCATCATCGCGTACGACGCGACGCTCGTCCAATTGAATGACGTCGCGACCGATCCCGTCGCGCTCGTTGCGCTCGCGGGGCTCGCAGTTACGTTCGTGCTCTATGCACGTGATGTGACCGGCGCGATCATCATCGGGATTACGACGACGGCGATCGCGGGCTGGGCGCTTACGCTCGCAGGTGTCGTCGATCGCGGCGTTCTCGCGCCGGAGCAACTCGCCTCTCCGCAGTACGATATCACACCGCTGGCCGGGGCATTTATCGACGGTTTCAACCAGATAGATCCGGCAACGTTCGTACTCATCGTGTTCACGTTCTTCTTTGTGGACTTCTTCGATACCGCGGGTACGCTGATCGGCGTCTCGCAATTCGGAGGGTTTCTCGACGAGGACGGAGACCTGCCGGAGATCGAGAAACCGTTGATGGCCGACGCAGTCGGCACCACGTTCGGGGCGATAGTCGGGACGTCAACGGTGACGACGTACATCGAGAGTTCGACTGGAATCGAAGAGGGCGGCCGAACGGGGATGACGGCCCTTACGGTCGGATTCTTTTTCCTGCTCTCGCTGCTAACCGTTCCGCTGATTGCCGCTATTCCGCAGTACGCACCGTACCTCGCACTGGTGGTCGTCGGAATCCTCATGCTGCAGGGCGTCACAGACATCGACTGGGACCATCCGGCCTGGCTCATTTCGGGTGGGCTCACCATCACCGTCATGCCGCTCACGGCCTCTATCGCGGACGGACTGGCGGCAGGGATTATCAGCTATCCGATTATTAAGACGGCGATGAGTGAGACGGAAGACATTCAGCCGGGGCAGTGGGTGCTAGCTGCCGCGTTCATCCTCTACTACTACGTCTCCGCGGGCGGAGTGATATCCGGCACGTAA
- a CDS encoding (2Fe-2S)-binding protein has translation MQFGLTINGESTEVDAAPDDDLASVLRSEGYTGVKCGCDGGVCGASKVLIEGEALMACGTTVEEADGTSIVTIEGLGTQEDLHPIQRAFVDHFAVQCGFCIPGMIIQTKELLEENPNPSEAEVREAIDDNLCRCTGYQKPVEAILDAAERTNGDEAVAADGGTLSDRRTNTGETHD, from the coding sequence GTGCAGTTCGGCCTGACCATCAACGGCGAATCGACGGAGGTCGACGCGGCGCCGGACGACGACCTCGCATCGGTGCTACGCAGCGAAGGATACACGGGCGTCAAGTGCGGCTGTGACGGCGGCGTCTGTGGCGCCTCGAAGGTGCTCATCGAAGGCGAAGCCCTGATGGCCTGTGGGACGACCGTCGAGGAAGCGGACGGCACGAGCATCGTGACCATCGAGGGGCTCGGCACGCAGGAGGATCTGCATCCGATTCAACGGGCGTTTGTCGATCACTTCGCGGTACAGTGCGGGTTCTGTATTCCGGGCATGATCATCCAGACGAAGGAGTTGCTCGAGGAGAACCCGAACCCGAGCGAAGCCGAGGTTCGGGAGGCGATCGACGACAATTTGTGTCGGTGTACCGGCTATCAGAAACCCGTCGAAGCGATACTCGACGCCGCCGAGCGGACGAACGGTGACGAGGCCGTCGCAGCGGACGGCGGCACGCTATCCGATCGGCGAACGAACACCGGTGAGACTCATGACTGA
- a CDS encoding xanthine dehydrogenase family protein molybdopterin-binding subunit codes for MTDPDNPKPDGGTASQPEQDPSAFEDHPLEWDESENNNLAPDERASISLPAEKDDDPKLVTGQAKYTADYEKKFPDLAHARVVRSEIPHGKVTTVETSEAEEMDGVHAVLTPWSEEIPDAKYTSAGQSYPEPSPWDMNVLNEHVRYVGDPIAAIAADDVETARAAADSIEIEYEADDYVLDPEEAYSTDAPQLFAEDDVENKIVGHDYDRNRMAQIEGEIGETVAAFERDDVHVHESEWETIRQSHAQIEKHTSLAYADEDDRHVLITSTQVPNHTRRQLAHLFDIPIRDIRVSKPRVGGGFGGKQAMVVEPIPLALSLAADRPVLYEATREEEFHAMRSRHPMKVRARTAVTEDGAIEAIDLYALSNTGAYGSHGMTVAGNVGSKPMPLYSKVPNARFKADIVHTNTPQTGAMRGYGAPQGTLALEGHLDEVARDLDLDPVEFRQQHYMEVGDLDEIAGMMGGEGAERRIRSCGLDECIERGMEAIGWDSLEQPDEDHLHRGIGMALSAQGTGVAGDELGAAQLMMNEDGSFHLHVGGVDIGTGADTAFIQIAAEVLGCDEKDIVIKSSDTDVTPFDYGAYASSTTYISGTAVKKAAEDARERILYWGSKLLDEPEATLETGDGAVYSEETGASVDLEEIGYEAAYGHEEREHILGKGTHCTEESPPPFAAQFVDVTVNEETGEFDVNKLVVAVDCGVAINPGMAEGQVEGANHMSYEMAVSEGITFDDEGRPEVTDFNEYDWPTAAETPTIESILIETHEPTGPFGAKSVAEVPTNTVPPALSNAIREAVGVRITDMPITAEKIESELENGD; via the coding sequence ATGACTGACCCGGACAATCCGAAACCCGACGGCGGTACGGCATCGCAACCGGAGCAGGACCCCTCGGCGTTCGAGGACCACCCCCTCGAGTGGGACGAATCCGAGAACAACAACCTGGCACCCGACGAGCGAGCGAGCATCTCGCTGCCGGCCGAGAAAGACGACGATCCGAAACTCGTCACCGGCCAGGCGAAGTACACCGCGGATTACGAGAAGAAGTTTCCCGACCTCGCGCACGCCCGTGTCGTGCGAAGCGAAATCCCCCACGGGAAGGTGACGACCGTCGAGACGAGCGAGGCCGAGGAGATGGACGGCGTCCACGCCGTCCTGACGCCGTGGTCCGAGGAAATCCCCGACGCAAAGTACACGAGCGCGGGTCAGTCATACCCCGAGCCGAGTCCGTGGGACATGAACGTGCTCAACGAGCACGTCCGTTACGTCGGGGATCCGATCGCGGCGATCGCGGCGGACGATGTCGAGACCGCACGTGCCGCAGCAGACAGCATCGAGATCGAGTACGAGGCAGACGACTACGTGCTCGACCCCGAGGAAGCCTACTCGACGGACGCACCGCAACTCTTCGCCGAGGACGACGTCGAAAACAAGATCGTCGGGCACGACTACGATCGAAATCGAATGGCCCAGATCGAGGGCGAGATCGGCGAGACCGTCGCCGCGTTCGAACGCGACGACGTCCACGTTCACGAATCCGAATGGGAGACGATCCGGCAGTCACACGCCCAGATCGAGAAGCACACCTCGCTCGCGTACGCCGACGAAGACGATCGGCACGTCCTCATTACGAGTACGCAAGTGCCGAACCACACTCGACGACAGTTGGCTCACCTGTTCGACATTCCGATCCGAGACATTCGCGTCTCCAAGCCCCGGGTCGGCGGCGGCTTCGGCGGCAAACAGGCGATGGTCGTCGAGCCGATTCCACTCGCGCTGTCTCTCGCGGCCGACCGGCCCGTGCTCTACGAAGCAACGCGTGAAGAGGAGTTCCACGCGATGCGCTCGCGACACCCGATGAAGGTGCGAGCGCGCACCGCGGTCACCGAAGACGGCGCGATCGAAGCGATCGATCTGTACGCGCTCTCGAACACGGGGGCGTACGGAAGTCACGGGATGACAGTCGCGGGGAACGTCGGCAGCAAGCCGATGCCGTTGTATTCGAAGGTGCCGAACGCGCGGTTTAAAGCGGATATCGTCCACACGAACACACCGCAGACCGGCGCGATGCGTGGCTACGGCGCACCGCAGGGGACCCTCGCGCTCGAAGGACACCTGGACGAAGTCGCCCGTGACCTCGACCTGGACCCGGTCGAATTCCGCCAACAGCATTACATGGAAGTCGGCGATCTCGACGAAATCGCCGGAATGATGGGTGGCGAAGGGGCGGAGCGACGGATTCGCTCGTGCGGACTCGACGAGTGCATCGAACGCGGGATGGAAGCGATCGGCTGGGACAGTCTCGAACAGCCCGACGAAGATCACCTCCACCGCGGCATCGGGATGGCGCTCTCGGCCCAGGGAACTGGCGTGGCGGGCGACGAGCTCGGGGCCGCCCAGCTCATGATGAACGAAGACGGCTCGTTCCACCTCCACGTCGGGGGCGTCGATATCGGAACGGGTGCGGACACGGCGTTCATCCAGATCGCAGCCGAAGTGCTGGGGTGTGACGAGAAGGATATCGTCATCAAATCGTCGGACACGGACGTCACGCCCTTCGACTACGGCGCCTACGCCTCGTCGACGACCTATATCAGCGGTACGGCGGTCAAAAAGGCCGCAGAAGACGCAAGAGAGCGTATCCTCTACTGGGGATCGAAGCTCCTCGACGAGCCCGAAGCGACCCTCGAAACCGGAGACGGTGCAGTCTACAGCGAGGAAACGGGTGCGAGCGTCGACCTCGAAGAAATCGGATACGAGGCGGCCTACGGACACGAGGAACGAGAGCACATTCTCGGTAAAGGGACGCACTGTACGGAGGAGAGCCCGCCACCGTTCGCCGCACAGTTCGTGGACGTCACCGTCAACGAGGAAACGGGCGAATTCGACGTCAACAAACTCGTCGTCGCCGTCGACTGCGGGGTCGCGATCAACCCGGGAATGGCGGAGGGTCAGGTCGAAGGCGCGAACCACATGAGTTACGAGATGGCGGTCAGTGAGGGCATCACGTTCGACGACGAGGGCCGGCCGGAGGTGACGGATTTCAACGAGTACGACTGGCCGACGGCCGCGGAGACGCCCACTATCGAGTCGATCCTGATCGAAACCCACGAACCAACCGGTCCCTTCGGTGCGAAGTCCGTCGCGGAAGTTCCGACGAACACGGTTCCACCC